Within Phycodurus eques isolate BA_2022a chromosome 18, UOR_Pequ_1.1, whole genome shotgun sequence, the genomic segment acatcaCACATTACAAAACGAGCATTGACATGGGTTAGGTAAAAgcttgagaaatgttttttttaaacatcctcTTACTTGCTTGTGCTTGTAATTGGGACTGCCAGGTAACGTTTGGACAACTTGACCAAACGGAGAAACTGGTTCTGCCTTGTGGGATTTTgctgtgtttgcaccaaaccaCAGATCTCTTTGTGTGCAGCGAAATAATTCACCACTTTCCTTTCCCTTTGATAGTGAGGGCCAAAAAGTTGTTCAAAGTCCTGCTTGAGCCTggcttttttccttctttatttatGGTTATTCCTCACTTACCAAAGTTGTGCATTCAGAATTAGAAGTCAATTACAAGGCCAGACTAGTCATCTACTGCTGCAAGTGGCTCTGCCTTCTCCTCAAGCAAGGCGTCAAAAAAGACTAGTCGACGTCATAAAGTCAACAAATCGACTATTCTGTATGACCCCTATTTAATACTGGTAGGTATTTACAACATAGGTTCTTACCTCTCATGATATAAAGTTGTCCCCCAACGAAATGCTTTATACAACAAAAGAGACCATCTAGGCACAGAAGATTGGAAACAAGGAGAGGAAGAGGTGAAAAGCAGCATTCAGAGTCAAAAAGGTTgcaggagctgcaggaatttcagCGAATGTCACTCCAAGAATCCAAGAATCCGAAGCTGCTTTACTTACTGACGGGTTTATCGGATGCCGTGATTTTGAAGTGGCTCCCCTGGATCACCTCGGCGGATAGATGTCCTGTGGCAGAGTTGTACACGAGGCCCAGAAGGATCTCCGGCGGGGGCGAATCCTCGGTGGAGCGGTAGGACACGCCTCCTGCGCTGCGGGACACGCTCACCACCGAGCCGCAACCCTGAGGAAGAGCGAGAGGACGATATGGAGATCCGTTTCAGCATTTATTCCGTAACAAGGATATCCTGCTTGAGGTCCATGTACCAGTACGCTGTACCAGTACATGTACCAGTACGCTACAGTCTTTTTacgactgtcttactagtatAAAAACAATTCCACTATTTTATGACATTTCCGCACACTAGTAAGATAACTTTgctatccagcttaaggtcgtACTTGTAGGCCAACAGTACaactagtagtggaaaaaaaacggtCCTGGTCAGGCAGTCACTCTACGAGTGCAGTGAATTGTatcactagtgaggacaaagagcatactagtagaGGGACCTTGAGCTGGATAGCAAGGCTatcaaaaaaatgctcaaaccGCTTTCTATAGGAAGAGAAACTCCTCCACAGCTTCAGGCAAAATGTGTGAATATGAACTGCCAAAAAAACTCTCACTGTAAGTTCCGAGCCAGGCTCCAGGGTGACAGGCAGAGCGATTTTCCCCTGAAGGTTGAGCTTAGTGAGGTGGAACACCTTCTCGCCCAGGACCTTCTCTTTTTTCATCCGTCTGATGCTGTATAAGCGAAATCGAACGGCGCAGTCGCTCAGCGCCtccttttccactctggagaaCTTAAACGTCTCGGTGAAGACCGGGCACGGGCCCTTCTGGACGCCCGTCTTGGCCCGCTGCTTCTTGGTGGGCAGCAGGACGAGGTGGACTTGCCACGAGATGTTGCCCGTCTGTTTGAGAGCGGGGATGTCCGTTGCTGCGGTGACCGTGACGGCCAGCCAATGCTCGTTGGAGTCGTACTCAAAGGCCACATCCAGCGTGCCGTACTTGGCCAGGGGCTCCGGCTCGTAGGCTGAGGGGGGCAGTGGACCAGAACTGTCCTAAAGGATTACAGCAATTTAGTTCAATATCATCGATGTCCAAGAAAAAAGCtgttatttacaatttttgggGGCATTTTGTTCTGGATAAAAACAcaagaacattttaatttattgtccCCTGATTTCAGAGGGAAAAAATACAtagagtatatatttttttctgatgtatttgttttctgcTCACCTCAGGCCCCACCACAGCGGTGCTGTCACTGGGTATGTCCTCCTCGCAGTCTTTGTTGAGGTAGCTCTCCGTGTCCTGGTCCACGCTCGCCTCACTGGAGCAGCCCTGAGGGGGCGACCCCCTGCGGAGTCGGCAGAGGGAGGAGGACACGCGGGCCACCGAGACCCGGTCCTGGTAGGGAGGGGGCTGGCCCTCCGTGAGCAAAGGCGCTTTCTTTATCTTCTGGATGCTGCTGGCTGCTTTCACCACAAACACGAAGCGATGTCATAGTGACGTGAGTGACATCTCGCGCCACACTCAATGGACTAACAGTTTACTCTGTTTAAGCAAACTAGCACCTCTACAACAGAACATAGTAATTCCATCTGAAACTAAGCCTGAGGCTGGTTGCCACTGAATTGGTGCATCACAACATATAGAGCTCAGGGTGGCAAAGGGGTTGAACATTTCCAGTAGATTTCTATGGGAAGTAAAGATGAAgaattttggaaattaaatttcaacattttgttttgtcaagaGAAGAAACCCATGCAAAATAATGCAGTTTTTCTCTTCAGGattatgttaaaatatattttcctcaACAATATTTAAGTTCCCTATAGGTGCTTACCTtcagttttgtaaattcctgATTTATTGCCGTAAATTATCATAAATTCatgttaattcccatggaaagttacCAACGTTGAGAGTTCCCGGAATTTTGCAACCCCAATATGGACCGCTAGGGGGAATagaaatggctgtttgtttgtttgttgttttttaaataattttgccGGTAACATTTAAGATACAACATACATGTTAAAGAGACACTCACCATGTTCACTGGAGGCCTCGCTGGTGTAGCCTTCCTGCTCTGTGGCCTCCTTGTTTGTGCTGCTGCACAATGTAGTCACGTTGGACTGGAGCACAGGCTCTTGATCTCTGTCCTCTTCACTGTCTGTCAAAACCGCCTCTGACAGAACATACACAGGCAAAGGTTGTCATAAATCTGTGTAGAGATGGCATtcggtacctgggccttcatcGGAGACCAATACCACCAGTAAATGATTAatgctacagatgtgttttacTCGTAAAACTTGGtgtgctctgaccaaccaatcagaggatggcaAAATGCTGACGTTACCGCGGCGAATTTGAACTCTGACTGGTTCAAGAAACACTACTGTGGATACATTATTTTAAGTTACATTGGCCAGAACTACTGATTATGAAGGCCGTGAGCAGATTAGATTGCCACGGGAACACATTAAGGCTGAAatgtgattggacaaaaaatatacataacaTCCGCTTACACTAGAAGCAGTGCAGGCAAGGGAAACGGTATGAAGAGAACAGACTGGTAGGGTGAAATAGATGATAGTGTTTAGGACAGCAGAGAATGCCAACCAACCACTGGTCACAATGAAAGATTCAAGACGGGAGTCAAGAAGTCTGGGAAACTTAATCGAGTGAGCACGTGTAGTCCAGCAAGGTGAATTTCATGGAAAGGAAGGAAGGTTGAAAGCATTCAAGCATCACACCATCTAACCTTGCTTgcgtttgtctttctttttgctCTTCTTCTTGCCTTTTTCCTTCTTTGCCATTTTCTCAGCTTTCTTAGCggctttctccttctttttatccagctttttcttttttactttagtCCTCGCGGCGTCCGGCACTTCCTCGTCATCGCCTTCTCTCGCCAGGCTGCACCTTTCCTCCTCATCTCGCTCATCCTGCTCCTCCTTCTGTTCGGATACCCTCTCACTTTCAGGGCCCGGTGACAGAGGAGGTTGGTCATATTCTTTCCGTACGCTGGGCTCAGTTGCGCCTTCGCCTTGACTCGCTTCTTCGCCTGTTTCTGCATCCTCTTCCTTTCCCTCTTGGGAAGCCTCTTTGTTGGTCGTAGACACGGCGGCCTTCTCCCAGCGCTTCTCCCTCCTCTCTTTCCTCCTCTGCTCCCTCTTCTCCTGCAACTCTTTCTcctccttcttcctcctctcttCCACCGCTAACTCGGCTTCCGTCTTCTTCACCCGCCAGCATCCGTCCCTCCATTCCCACTCCAGCTGGCTTTGCGCGTAGTCCGCCTCGACCTCGTCGCtactttgattgtttttagagcTTGAAGTTGTCATTTCTGGCCGCACGCTTCTCTTCCCAGCTTTCCCGTCCTGCACAGTGAACGTCTGCGCCGATTCCTTTTctccgtcctcctcctcctggacCTTGTTGATGATGGTGTTGACCTGCTCGGTCAACTGGTCGCTGACGGCGTACGTGACGTCGCTGACGGCGTTTGCCAGGTCGTCCACTTTGCTGCTGACCGAGTCCAAGATGGAAGAAATGTTGACGGATGGGAGATTCTGCTGAAAGCTCTTGAAGAAGGCCATCTCTCCACGGGGGGTCCGGCTGCCGCTCTGACCGCCGGGTTAGCTCATCACGGGCACTGACACGGACATGTGCTTGTTAGCAGGAGGTGCGCACCGAGACCACCGCTAATGTATACTAAAAGAGTTAAATCCAGCACTACTTGGACAATGTTTtgatatacaggtgcatctcgaTAAATTGAATTATTTCAGCAGTTCAAATTCAAAAAGTGGAACTCGTATAgtactacagtggtgcctttgttcaatcaaaaatgatcgcatctcaaatcatctttccccaacaaaatgaatggaaaggccaTTAATCTGTTGCAGCAACCCCAACAAAAATTATTGTAAGATGTTATTAATACAAAGAATAGCATTCTACGGTATTGcccttcataaaaaaaattattaaaataaatacttgaacgGTTTGcgcatcatgataattcaatatatttcaaatataagtttgaaatataaatatatagtttATAATTACCGCAACATCAATGTTAGTTTTGCCAGCCCATTTATTGCATTTAGTTTGTGTGTTAGCGTTGCGGTAAGACAAAGttgtgtggtttggttaaatacaaaatatatcattcttttttttattattatttagatttagttttactgtaaacttcattgggagtggcaataaaca encodes:
- the syt14b gene encoding synaptotagmin-14b isoform X1, which encodes MAFFKSFQQNLPSVNISSILDSVSSKVDDLANAVSDVTYAVSDQLTEQVNTIINKVQEEEDGEKESAQTFTVQDGKAGKRSVRPEMTTSSSKNNQSSDEVEADYAQSQLEWEWRDGCWRVKKTEAELAVEERRKKEEKELQEKREQRRKERREKRWEKAAVSTTNKEASQEGKEEDAETGEEASQGEGATEPSVRKEYDQPPLSPGPESERVSEQKEEQDERDEEERCSLAREGDDEEVPDAARTKVKKKKLDKKKEKAAKKAEKMAKKEKGKKKSKKKDKRKQEAVLTDSEEDRDQEPVLQSNVTTLCSSTNKEATEQEGYTSEASSEHAASSIQKIKKAPLLTEGQPPPYQDRVSVARVSSSLCRLRRGSPPQGCSSEASVDQDTESYLNKDCEEDIPSDSTAVVGPEDSSGPLPPSAYEPEPLAKYGTLDVAFEYDSNEHWLAVTVTAATDIPALKQTGNISWQVHLVLLPTKKQRAKTGVQKGPCPVFTETFKFSRVEKEALSDCAVRFRLYSIRRMKKEKVLGEKVFHLTKLNLQGKIALPVTLEPGSELTGCGSVVSVSRSAGGVSYRSTEDSPPPEILLGLVYNSATGHLSAEVIQGSHFKITASDKPVNGLFCCIKHFVGGQLYIMRDTYVTLTMLDSKGKEMSKFKTAVCRGQPSPAYKETFVFQVALFQLSDVSLVLSVFCRRSTMRPRERLGWVSLGHSSTGEEQLAHWTEMKEAEGQQVRQWHTLTDTKDLIY
- the syt14b gene encoding synaptotagmin-14b isoform X4; translation: MMAVDGAGRNCGVHELICARRVSPELLGVLSSIAAFMALMALFFLYLSNKLSVDTPDSAVAHLSGYQNNQTEAVLTDSEEDRDQEPVLQSNVTTLCSSTNKEATEQEGYTSEASSEHAASSIQKIKKAPLLTEGQPPPYQDRVSVARVSSSLCRLRRGSPPQGCSSEASVDQDTESYLNKDCEEDIPSDSTAVVGPEDSSGPLPPSAYEPEPLAKYGTLDVAFEYDSNEHWLAVTVTAATDIPALKQTGNISWQVHLVLLPTKKQRAKTGVQKGPCPVFTETFKFSRVEKEALSDCAVRFRLYSIRRMKKEKVLGEKVFHLTKLNLQGKIALPVTLEPGSELTGCGSVVSVSRSAGGVSYRSTEDSPPPEILLGLVYNSATGHLSAEVIQGSHFKITASDKPVNGLFCCIKHFVGGQLYIMRDTYVTLTMLDSKGKEMSKFKTAVCRGQPSPAYKETFVFQVALFQLSDVSLVLSVFCRRSTMRPRERLGWVSLGHSSTGEEQLAHWTEMKEAEGQQVRQWHTLTDTKDLIY
- the syt14b gene encoding synaptotagmin-14b isoform X2, producing the protein MAFFKSFQQNLPSVNISSILDSVSSKVDDLANAVSDVTYAVSDQLTEQVNTIINKVQEEEDGEKESAQTFTVQDGKAGKRSVRPEMTTSSSKNNQSSDEVEADYAQSQLEWEWRDGCWRVKKTEAELAVEERRKKEEKELQEKREQRRKERREKRWEKAAVSTTNKEASQEGKEEDAETGEEASQGEGATEPSVRKEYDQPPLSPGPESERVSEQKEEQDERDEEERCSLAREGDDEEVPDAARTKVKKKKLDKKKEKAAKKAEKMAKKEKGKKKSKKKDKRKQEAVLTDSEEDRDQEPVLQSNVTTLCSSTNKEATEQEGYTSEASSEHASSIQKIKKAPLLTEGQPPPYQDRVSVARVSSSLCRLRRGSPPQGCSSEASVDQDTESYLNKDCEEDIPSDSTAVVGPEDSSGPLPPSAYEPEPLAKYGTLDVAFEYDSNEHWLAVTVTAATDIPALKQTGNISWQVHLVLLPTKKQRAKTGVQKGPCPVFTETFKFSRVEKEALSDCAVRFRLYSIRRMKKEKVLGEKVFHLTKLNLQGKIALPVTLEPGSELTGCGSVVSVSRSAGGVSYRSTEDSPPPEILLGLVYNSATGHLSAEVIQGSHFKITASDKPVNGLFCCIKHFVGGQLYIMRDTYVTLTMLDSKGKEMSKFKTAVCRGQPSPAYKETFVFQVALFQLSDVSLVLSVFCRRSTMRPRERLGWVSLGHSSTGEEQLAHWTEMKEAEGQQVRQWHTLTDTKDLIY
- the syt14b gene encoding synaptotagmin-14b isoform X3, which encodes MAFFKSFQQNLPSVNISSILDSVSSKVDDLANAVSDVTYAVSDQLTEQVNTIINKVQEEEDGEKESAQTFTVQDGKAGKRSVRPEMTTSSSKNNQSSDEVEADYAQSQLEWEWRDGCWRVKKTEAELAVEERRKKEEKELQEKREQRRKERREKRWEKAAVSTTNKEASQEGKEEDAETGEEASQGEGATEPSVRKEYDQPPLSPGPESERVSEQKEEQDERDEEERCSLAREGDDEEVPDAARTKVKKKKLDKKKEKAAKKAEKMAKKEKGKKKSKKKDKRKQEAVLTDSEEDRDQEPVLQSNVTTLCSSTNKEATEQEGYTSEASSEHAASSIQKIKKAPLLTEGQPPPYQDRVSVARVSSSLCRLRRGSPPQGCSSEASVDQDTESYLNKDCEEDIPSDSTAVVGPEDSSGPLPPSAYEPEPLAKYGTLDVAFEYDSNEHWLAVTVTAATDIPALKQTGNISWQVHLVLLPTKKQRAKTGVQKGPCPVFTETFKFSRVEKEALSDCAVRFRLYSIRRMKKEKVLGEKVFHLTKLNLQGKIALPVTLEPGSELTGCGSVVSVSRSAGGVSYRSTEDSPPPEILLGLVYNSATGHLSAEVIQGSHFKITASDKPVNTYVTLTMLDSKGKEMSKFKTAVCRGQPSPAYKETFVFQVALFQLSDVSLVLSVFCRRSTMRPRERLGWVSLGHSSTGEEQLAHWTEMKEAEGQQVRQWHTLTDTKDLIY